tgttcccaccttgcgccttgtgattccgggtagactcctgaatacaattgatcatactattctgctacaAAGTCTAAAAAACATGATTGGAATAACAGGAAAGGCCCTATCATTGTTTATGTCTTACCTTACAGATcactaccagtttgtaaaagtaaataatgtttcttctattcataaaaaaatgagatttggaattccccaaggctccattttaggacctttattattcatattatacatgctgccactgggcagagttattagcaggcatggcattaccttccacagttatgcagatgacacacagttatacatatcagccaaaccagacgacaaaccaacactaaagaaaatggaggactgtgttaaagatgTGAAGCGTtagatgtcatacaatttccttctgttaaacagcgacaaaaccgaggttctccttctaggtcccaaacttgctataaataaggtatcagagttaatacataattttgacttccctgttctccctagctcatcagctaaaaatctgggtgttataactgattcagatctatcatttgatcattcattcattatctgtaaccgcttatccaattcagggtcgcggtgggtccagagtctacctggaatcattgggcgcaaggcgggaatacaccctggagggggcgccagtccttcacaggacatcatttgatcagcatataggtaacattacaaaaacagctttcctacatcaagaatagattattgcaatgcactttcatcaggatgctccagcagaaacttgagtaaactccagctaattcaaaatgctgcagccagggtcctcactagaactagaaaatttgatcatatcagcccagtcttatcagcccttcactggcttccagttaattttggtattgattacaaaattctttactcacgtataaatccctacatggtctcgcccctgaatacctgcgagacctcatcacgcactatgaaccaccaagcttactcagatctcagggcaccggcctcttactagtacccagaattcataagacttcagcggggggaaagctttctcctacaaagcccctcagctctggaacaatcttccaactagtgttcgggacgcagacacagtcactatgtttaagtctaggctcaaaacacacctGTTCAGTTTAGCTTTTAGCAACTAACCTctttctagtttaaggttgttgtttcaggaactcatggacatggggaatcagggtaaactcGTGTGATGTGCTcgcaatttctcttgtttggagtggaaggatgtctttgcctgagttcctactggtttccctcctcccagtctgttacagtcagatccgtcactacactaatgaaaatattcacatgctctttttctctgccgcactcaaccaaactaactgcttctctttactgttttctgagaaaattgtGGCCCAATGATGGAAGATTCTTTGCTGGACTCTCCTTATccagtaacccttatccagttcagggtcgcggtgggtccagagcctaccgggaatctttggcgcaaggcgggaatacaccctggagggggcgcgagtccttcacagggcatgatgattattattattattactattattgtactgtagcataatgacacttaattggtgatcatttaaaattcaatctatggtttgatcagaggaggatggatcccctttgtgagtcttggttcctcccaaggtttcttcccccagcctcgagggagtttttctttgccactgtcgccttcgtcTTACTctcattgggctttgatttaaatgttctgttctgatactaactatgtgaagctgctttgtgacaacgtcagttgtaaaaggcgctatataaatacatttgatttgatttgataattggttacagacaatgaacgaataaCTGAATgatgttttgaaataaaaatattcaaatatcctttttgcttttgtcagttaaatacagcttcaagagaattaaccacagattcttattttaatttctttttacaACGTGTCTGGAATTGGGGTTCATACATTCTCATACATCAGTTTCTTATCATTTAGGAGATGTGAGGTTCTTACAACAGTGACAAGCCACCAAGTTATGACGTAACTTAGAATATTGTAAAGACAATTCAAGACACAGATGTCCAAACCTGCTCCTGAAGAACTGTTACCTCTTGAGTTTATTTACACTTAATTAAGGTGTTAATCCCTTATTTACAAATGTAGATCAGATTTCATACTATTACTATATTAACCAAAGAATTAAAGCAGGCCTGCTCACAATGTCCATCCCCCTCCTCATTCATCAAACAATTTCACTATAAACTATATTATTAACATTCTCGTCCTTGTGaatacatcaaataaacaacaaatgtcTTACAGATCATCCATGTCTGGTTTAGGGAATACTACGTATGAGTTGGTAATTTTGTTCCTGGGATCACCCTATAGCTGCAGAGTGGAatacacttttacagcactgtcctgaaatcaaaggagAAGGGGTTCTTACTCTCCTCCAAGAgtcacatagtgcagtttctgcagtgctgaacccacaGCAACAGCTGAGGCTCTACtctcccttttacagctcagtgaagcatcacaattattttgaagctgtaattttaaggcaaaaatactacctagtatTCCTTTAACACAGAACCTAAATAATGTCTGTTCCTCTTATTGTCTGTTAGCTGCATCACCGTAACTCACCAAAGAATcaattttgtaattatttggaCATTATGttcttaataattaataataacttcataaacaataaatttTGACCTTATTTTTGTTACAACTAACCTATGTTAAAGGGACAGtgtgatattaattttattctgtTGTTATATAACTCAAACCCATCATAAGTTATGCTCCTTATCTGTGATCTAAATGTGACCCAGAAGATCAAATAGTTTAAGTTCTTCCAGAGCGCACTAGAGCCAGGTGGAGTACATTAAAACAGGTGTGGATTATGCCAGGCTTGGTATATGAAATCAGGCACAGCAGATCAGGGCAAGAAGTAGAAATCCAGGAGCTGATTTGGGGATCCTGGTCCACGATATGGAATCAAATCTGctaaacatttacagaaaataaatgcttCATCCATTTGTGGTTCTGAGCCTGTATAAGCAGCCTTTTTACATAACTCCATTTATTCACAACATAAACCTCTCAAAGATGCCTCCAGAGACACATGTTGCTTATAAACGGAGGAGTATTGTACTCAATGTGATATTTATACAAACTTGCTTTTAAAGGTTTGTGTACTGACTGTAAGTAGCTGCTGTACGCACAAAAGAACCTGTTTTAATGAGCTCCAAAATATATTGGTTTACTCCAGGTCACCATTAAGAACACGCAAAGCCTTTTGCAAGTGCAAGCAGGAGTCTTCAAACTCTTTATTCAAGATAAAGTAAAGAAGAATGCAAAATGGACAAACTTAAATCTGCAACAAAGGAGTATTTCCCCTGTTAAAACACAGATTTAAAACCATATTTAATGCAGGAATGCTTTAAATAGCACAGCTGGTGAAGCAGACATTTGCCTCAACATGGCCCCTCATGAGCTACGTAGATCTGAGTCCCTGTTTCCCTGtggacaaaaaataaacaaataaaagggaGAGGATGTTTTTTCAATAACATTTCCAAAGCAAAATGTTTTCATTCAATTTTATTTGAACATTTAAAGACCTCTGAAATTAATTcttaaaagaagaaataaagttttttttttgctctttgaCTAGTTAAGTTCGTGTGCATTTATATGACCAGTTCCAGCCTCAATTCTgccacttaaaggaacacactgtaatacttaaaattacagcttcaaatcattgtgatgcttcgctgacctgtaatagggcctctgccattgctataggctcaacactgcagagacAGCACTTGGTATCTTTAGTGAGCAATGACAGCtctgtagcaatgacagaggcttcaatgaattttgaagctgtaattttaaggtaaaaatattatttctatcagtatcagtatcagtgCTGGCAACAGAGAAAAGCAATGCCATGAAGTATAGTAATGTTTTCTTTGGACTGACAATTTATTCTGTGCCAGTGCCAGTAGCTCTGTCAAAACATCCAACATACTACTCCTTGGAGATATAATGGAATCACCAAACTTAGAGGATGTTTAATATGAAGAACTGGTGAGAGTTTAATAAACCACCAACAACTGACACAGACAAGAGAAACGTATGAATCCCAACATGGGAAGCCAATCAGACGATTTAAATGGAAGCAATACCAAAAAACACCTGTGAGCAGAGTAAAGTCCAACAGTTGCCTAATATCTTTAGTGCTCTCTTTTACTGCAGACTACAATTTGAATGTGTGCCAGTATTCGTTTTAGAAACACAAATTACAAAGTGATCATTTCCATCATGCCACAGTGTGGTTTGTTTATATGCTACTATTAAGTAAAATCTGGTTAAACATCCAAGTGTGGTGATTCTTTCACTTTTGCCAGAGGTAGtatatttcttctcttttttaatttataattattttggtTATAATTATTGGGATGCTGGTCTTCAAAAGAACCAGTTTAGCATTtgactttaaatataaaaccttGTGGTCAATCCTTTACACCATCAATGCATTACAAAATCTGTAACAGCATTATGTCGAGAGAtggaaatatattacatttactttatgCATTTAAAGATAAACAATGCCAGTGAGCAGAGCAACGTTTGATAACTCTGATATCATTCAGGAACAACGCTTTCCAATAAGTAATTTACATTCATTGAAGTTTTAAATTCAACACTTAGAAATTGTGGATTAAATATGAAGGCTCTGTAGAGGGTGTGACCTTCTCACTTTGGCTAAATCTGATGTTGCTCCCTAGTCCCTATACAGTGCATTTAGCTCACTGGCTCAAAGGGGCCATTAGAAACATTTTCTTAGTGCACTATAAATGGAGTAATTAGTCTTTTGAGATTAGAAATGtataaagttaaaaaaatgcTGGCATTTTACCAAAAGACCACAAAGTTTACTACTAATTTACGAATTGAAAATGTCTGAAATAAtttaagatatttatttatttatttatttatttatttgaggaCTTACAAGATTTCCACGCAGAGTTCACATTCGTTAGTGTAGGTTTTCCCATCAGAGCCACACACAGGATTGTAATCCCGTGGACATCCGGGGAGGGGATAAATCTCACATTTCGGCTGCAAAAAACCAAcagactgtaaactctaaaacacacaaatgaacaTGAAGAGTTAAGTAATTTGTTAACTCACCGGTCTCCTCTTTTTCCCAGCTGCGACTACATTTGTCAACGCTGTGAAGGCAAAGGGAACCAACTCacgttatttatattattacttaACCTTCTCAGATGATCTAACATTCCTAATGATCTAAAATCTCACAGAATTAAACTTTGTTTCATGTTGATAACTAGCTAATTAAAGGGTCTGAATTAAATCTATCATATAACCGTCGCAATACTCACCAACCACGCAGAGAAGGACGAAAACAACACGGAGAATCATGATGCACTGTCACTGAAATGTGAACTGTGAGGGAGAAGCGTTcaccttttattattatatctccCAGCACTTCCCACAACAGCACTTCATAGGCGGTGCTTTATTTCTTCGGAAGTGGAGGGTGTTAGACTTTGCCCACTTTACGCCGCTGTAAATAAATGATTTGATCACGAAGGCACTTGATATTGGAACATATCTATGAGGATACAGTGTATTAAACCAAAACCACACCATAAAGTTTTactaattaaaaacattatttaaatattctcattcattcattgtccaccTTGGGCTTcaggcagaaca
This region of Hoplias malabaricus isolate fHopMal1 chromosome 17, fHopMal1.hap1, whole genome shotgun sequence genomic DNA includes:
- the LOC136674091 gene encoding trypsin inhibitor ClTI-1-like, producing the protein MILRVVFVLLCVVALTNVVAAGKKRRPPKCEIYPLPGCPRDYNPVCGSDGKTYTNECELCVEILETGTQIYVAHEGPC